The Agrobacterium vitis sequence AATCAATGACGATGGTCCGATTTATTTTGCAGGTTCTTACTTCTCTGTCAGGGATCTCGGGCCGGATTTCGTCGGTTTCCACGAAAGCGGCGTCTATTCCGGTACACATGCGGCACGCCTTGTGAAGCGGCATGCCGCAGCTCCAATCGGGAAGACGGCGTAACCTATCGAGGCGTATAGTCGATAGGCCTCCGCTTTTTTAATCGAGGCAAGATTTTTAGCGTAAGGCGCATTCCTGACTGGGTGTGCTTTCCTGGAAGTCATGTGTCGTCGAGTGGTGGGCGATAAGTCATTTTCATATCTTAAGATATTGATATGATGAGATATTGCTGCCCTTTACAATAAAGCCATAACGGTATTGATCGCCCTGAGCCTGTTTTCGGGAGTGGAGAATTGTGCCGTTAAGGTTGTCCGTCAAGGGCGGCAAAACAATAGCCACGTTGCGACAGTCGAACGCCGGCACGTAGCCGGATGTTGCAATCATTTCGGGTGCTTGATGCTAATTTTGCGTCTAGCAATGGTATTGCAGGATGGGCCATGTCGGAAGTGCTCCTGTTCATTCATGTTTTTGCCGCAACAATGTTTCTCGGTAATATTGTTGTAACGGCTGTATGGAAACTGATTGCGGATCGAAGCAGTAATCTTGATATACTTAGATATGCGATAAAATTGGTTTTTTTGACTGATTATGTATTTACATTCGGTGGAGCTGTACTCTTGTCTGCGACAGGTGGGTATATGGCTCGCAGCTACGGTATGAATTTCATCGACACGCCGTGGTTGCTATATGGAGTGGGCTGTTTTCTCTTGTCGGGCCTGTCCTGGATGTTGGGGCTCATCCCCAATCAGATCCGCCAGCGAAGGCTTCTCAACGAGGCGTCGGATTTCGATGCGATTGCCAAGCCGTTCCGCGCCTTGGCGAAGCGATGGTATCTCTGGGGAACCCTCGCCAACCTTTTCGCGATCTGCGCCTTGTTTTTCATGGTCACGCGGTGACGTGACCGATTTTTCAAAATGCATTTCAACGTAACAAAGGGTGACGAATAATGTCTGACGTTCAAACCAAGTTCAGCTACGCAGAAGCCAAGACCTGGCTGGTCGAGAAATTCGCTTACAAGCTTTCGGTTCCGGCATCTGAAATCGATGTGAACAAGATCTTCACCGATTTCGGCCTGGATTCCACCGAGACATTGGTGCTCGCAGGGGAAATGGAACAGTGGCTCGGCTTCGAATTGCCGCCGACGGCCATGTGGTACCACCCGACCATTGAGAAGCTGGCCCACTATCTCGTCGAGGCCAAGGATCTCTTCGAAAAAGGCGAACTCTGAATTCCAGAAGCCACAATCTAGCGAGGTATGGCGAATGGATATCCCGAAATCTGCAAGTGAACTTGCCCACCGGGAGAATGCCGGGATGACGGTGGTTTGCGTTCATCCCGGCGGAATGCCCATCCGCAGTTACATACAGCTTGCGGAGCGAATGAAAGGCTATTCCTGGCACTTGGTCGAGCTTTCTCTCAACAAGCGCTACACGTCGGCGCTGGGTAAGACCGATCTTCCCGAGGGCATTCTCGGGGAGATTGCCGATGAAGCAATCGCGGATTTGGGTGAGGTCTGGAACACTGAGCGGCTCTGTCTGCTGGGCTGGTCTTTTGGAGGCGTGCTGGCTTGCGAAATGGCAAGCCGGCGTAAGGACGGCGCTTGCGGCGCCGTCCTGCTCGACAGCATCGCACCACGCCTGTTCAATGGCGTGATGGATGGGACACAGACAGAGCGGTTGATTACCCTCAGCCGTTCACAGGTGGTCAGAGTTCGTTGGTTCACAGACTATATGCGGGCGCTGAAGCGGGTTGCCTGGGAAGTGGCAGGCAGCGATGCCCATCGCCTGTCGGAAGACGATCTGATCGAGCTGATGCGTCTTCAATTGATCGCCAATGGCGGTCTGCCGGAAACCACCAGCTTTGTCGGATTTTCCAAAGTCTACCGGGAGTTTTCGCGGGGAATGAACCGTAATATCGCGGTCATCCTTGCGCACAAGCCGCAATCCTACGGGTTTCCCGTGCATCTGGTTCGGTCGGATTACCCATTATACGAGATATTTCACCTGCATGAAGACATGGGGTGGGGGCAGTTGGCACCCAATCTCACCGTCTCGAACCTGCCGCTGGGCCATTACGAAATGTTGCTGGAGCAACAGGCCCTGGATCACATTTCAACACATATTGAAAATATATCGCACCGTTTGATTTGAAATATATTGACGAAAACCTTTTGGAAGGGGCCGAATAATGGACGGGTTCTCGCAGCGCGCATATGATGTTTTTTCTCCTATCGCAATTGTTGGCGTGGGAGCTTTATTTCCGGAAGCAAAAAATGCCGATGAATACTGGAACAATATTGTCAAAGGTAAGGATTGCCTGAAGGACGTGCCGGAGACCCATTGGAAAATCTCCGATTACTACGATCCAAATCCTTCAACGCCTGACAAGACCTATGCGCGCCGGGGCGGCTTCATTCCTGAAACGGCCTTCAATCCAGTCGAGTTCGGTCTGCCGCCGTCTCAGCTCGATGTCACTGACATTCTACAGATCCTTA is a genomic window containing:
- a CDS encoding DUF2269 family protein, which codes for MSEVLLFIHVFAATMFLGNIVVTAVWKLIADRSSNLDILRYAIKLVFLTDYVFTFGGAVLLSATGGYMARSYGMNFIDTPWLLYGVGCFLLSGLSWMLGLIPNQIRQRRLLNEASDFDAIAKPFRALAKRWYLWGTLANLFAICALFFMVTR
- a CDS encoding acyl carrier protein, which produces MSDVQTKFSYAEAKTWLVEKFAYKLSVPASEIDVNKIFTDFGLDSTETLVLAGEMEQWLGFELPPTAMWYHPTIEKLAHYLVEAKDLFEKGEL
- a CDS encoding alpha/beta fold hydrolase, whose product is MDIPKSASELAHRENAGMTVVCVHPGGMPIRSYIQLAERMKGYSWHLVELSLNKRYTSALGKTDLPEGILGEIADEAIADLGEVWNTERLCLLGWSFGGVLACEMASRRKDGACGAVLLDSIAPRLFNGVMDGTQTERLITLSRSQVVRVRWFTDYMRALKRVAWEVAGSDAHRLSEDDLIELMRLQLIANGGLPETTSFVGFSKVYREFSRGMNRNIAVILAHKPQSYGFPVHLVRSDYPLYEIFHLHEDMGWGQLAPNLTVSNLPLGHYEMLLEQQALDHISTHIENISHRLI